Proteins encoded together in one Phalacrocorax aristotelis chromosome 7, bGulAri2.1, whole genome shotgun sequence window:
- the LOC142059565 gene encoding galactose-3-O-sulfotransferase 2-like, with translation MAIQQEETTKKEQGQASLGPLTLMSLWKLKAIYRYQPGRLLVFFSLLILLLITLQVMEKLQPAKVSQCELERALQQTTDHGQKQLRYALQTPNPLWEDNSPHWQRKAVPDPTSTESTQDIFQMHLSFSQETPPENSRGSQKEHWMWQPMEKTKKVKAHLSSMRLKSELPGLRKATRVGSSISPLGRISTVLGDTDAVTSKFIILASRLTTEEHRRTSSPGTVQVVVQTPSQPQPMGFPHHQWGSSLKHTMPNSAQPPQAEDFYKTDLVRGFFPSWTEVSKVEGMTLGEGQQARGVSSQGETCEPKTDIVFLKVHKSASSTVMNILFRFGDTHNLTFAFPVGGGNQLSYPRHFLATFVKGFSPRSPQQFNILCHHMRFLQPEVQKVVSSSAIYFSILRNPVQLMESSFVYYKSTSAFSRAHSLEEFLSQPYYYYNPADSDSHYARNLMTFDFGFNPDAEVSAERVQLMLKAIEASFDLLLISEYFDESMVLLKEMLCWDLDSVIAFPLNTRDNSTKSALSDTIMEKIKAWNRLDWEIYTHFNRTFWERIDRDIGRERMQQEVKALRERQAELARTCLQGMGSVAPKDIKDSSLRPLQHGNAKILGYNLNQGLDKETESMCRRLVTPELQYSSTLYKKQFAQKHPQVHQPTPFQQGKALQHRLEGMQH, from the exons GAAGTTGAAAGCAATATACAGGTACCAGCCAGGTCGGCTCTTGGTCTTCTTCagcctcctcatcctcctcttgATCACGCTTCAAGTCATGGAGAAGCTGCAGCCTGCCAA AGTCTCCCAGTGCGAGCTGGAGCGTGCCCTGCAGCAGACCACTGACCACGGCCAGAAGCAGCTCCGCTATGCCCTCCAGACCCCCAACCCACTGTGGGAGGACAATTCCCCACACTGGCAGAGGAAAGCTGTGCCAGACCCCACTTCAACTGAGAGCACACAGGacatttttcaaatgcatctGTCCTTCAGCCAGGAGACCCCACCAGAAAACAGCCGAGGCAGCCAAAAGGAGCACTGGATGTGGCAGCCTATGGAGAAGACCAAAAAGGTGAAAGCCCATCTTTCATCCATGAGGCTGAAATCTGAGCTTCCTGGCCTAAGGAAAGCAACCAGAGTAGGTTCTTCTATAAGTCCTCTTGGGAGAATCTCCACAGTTTTGGGAGATACTGATGCTGTCACCAGCAAGTTCATAATCTTAGCAAGCAGGTTGACCACAGAGGAGCACAGGAGAACATCATCACCAGGAACAGTGCAGGTGGTGGTACAGACCCCGTCTCAGCCTCAACCCATGGGTTTTCCCCATCATCAGTGGGGCAGCTCACTTAAACACACCATGCCAAATTCAGCTCAACCTCCACAGGCAGAGGATTTTTACAAGACAGACCTGGTGAGGGGATTTTTCCCAAGTTGGACAGAAGTCTCTAAGGTTGAGGGGATGACACTTGGAGAAGGCCAGCAGGCCAGAGGGGTCTCCTCTCAAGGGGAGACATGTGAACCCAAGACTGACATTGTTTTCCTTAAAGTCCACAAGAGCGCCAGCAGCACTGTCATGAACATCCTCTTCCGCTTCGGTGACACACACAACCTCACCTTTGCCTTCCCTGTCGGGGGTGGCAACCAGCTCTCCTACCCGCGCCACTTCTTGGCAACATTTGTGAAGGGATTCTCCCCCAGGAGCCCTCAGCAGTTCAACATCCTCTGCCACCACATGCGATTCTTGCAGCCAGAG gTGCAGAAAGTGGTGTCCAGCTCAGCCATCTACTTCTCCATCCTGAGGAACCCTGTGCAGCTCATGGAGTCCTCCTTTGTGTACTACAAGAGCACATCAGCTTTCTCCCGTGCCCACAGCCTGGAGGAGTTCCTCAGCCAGCCCTACTACTACTACAACCCTGCAGACAGTGACAGCCACTATGCCAGGAACCTCATGACATTTGACTTTGGCTTCAATCCCGACGCAGAGGTCTCAGCCGAGCGGGTACAACTCATGCTAAAGGCCATCGAGGCGTCCTTTGACTTGCTCCTTATCTCTGAGTACTTTGATGAGTCCATGGTGCTACTGAAGGAGATGCTGTGCTGGGACCTGGACAGTGTCATCGCCTTCCCACTCAACACCAGGGACAACAGCACCAAGTCTGCCCTCTCAGACACCATCATGGAGAAGATAAAGGCCTGGAACAGGCTGGACTGGGAAATCTACACCCACTTCAACAGGACCTTCTGGGAAAGGATCGACCGAGACATTGGCAGGGAGCGCATGCAACAGGAAGTAAAAGCGCTTCgggagaggcaggcagagctggcgaGGACCTGCCTGCAAGGGATGGGCAGCGTAGCCCCAAAGGACATCAAGGACTCTTCTCTGCGGCCACTGCAGCATGGCAACGCAAAGATCTTGGGCTATAATCTCAACCAGGGCTTGGATAAAGAGACAGAGAGCATGTGCCGGCGGCTGGTGACCCCGGAGCTGCAGTACAGCAGCACTCTCTACAAGAAGCAGTTTGCCCAGAAGCATCCCCAGGTCCACCAGCCCACTCCCTTTCAGCAGGGCAAGgccctgcagcacaggctggaggGCATGCAACACTGA
- the LOC142060041 gene encoding aquaporin-12-like, whose product MAGLNVSIAFFFLVVGVCQALRWLSKRLLSPEMYGCLAREFAGSLQLCMSCLELRMLAEIGLWGGGFGPDVVLTLLFLLFTLHGASFDGASANPTISLQEFLLLESNLAATAAKLLAQGAGTGMGWAVTKLYWSLELTHFHLIQNLIASECSSSIHTSLHHAAFVEGTCSFLLHLVLLKLQKSHLIYRVPALAATVTFLTYTAGPFTGAFFNPALATATTFYCLGSSFWDYVQVYWLGPLAGMLAALLLYQGNIPRLFQRNLLYSQKNKYKIPKTRVVVHGESDEPCRKRKGEKSNSEPRA is encoded by the exons ATGGCTGGCCTGAATGTctccattgctttttttttcctggttgttGGGGTGTGTCAGGCGCTCAGGTGGCTTTCCAAGAGGCTTTTGTCTCCTGAAATGTATGGCTGCCTTGCCAGAGAATTTGCTGGCTCATTACAGTTATGCATGAGCTGCCTTGAGCTGAGGATGCTGGCAGAGATTGGCCTGTGGGGTGGTGGCTTTGGCCCAGACGTGGTCctgactctgctcttcctcctcttcactcTTCATGGCGCCTCTTTTGATGGAGCATCTGCCAACCCGACCATCTCTCTCCAGGAGTTCCTGCTCCTCGAGTCCAACCTCGCAGCCACTGCTGCCAAGCTGCTGGCCCAGGGTGCAGGCACAGGGATGGGATGGGCTGTCACCAAGCTCTACTGGTCCTTGGAGCTGACGCATTTCCACCTCATCCAGAACCTGATAGCATCAGAGTGCAGCTCCTCCATCCACACATCTCTGCACCATGCTGCCTTTGTGGAAGGCACctgttctttccttctccacctTGTCCTTCTTAAGTTGCAAAAGAGTCACCTGATATACCGGGTCCCTGCCCTAGCTGCGACGGTCACCTTCCTGACCTACACAG CTGGACCATTCACGGGGGCCTTCTTCAACCCTGCCCTGGCCACAGCCACCACCTTCTACTGCTTGGGGAGCAGCTTTTGGGACTACGTCCAGGTTTACTGGCTGGGCCCCCTTGCAG GGATGcttgctgctctcctgctgtACCAAGGCAACATCCCACGGCTGTTCCAGAGAAATCTTCTTTACAGCCAAAAGAACAAATACAAGATACCCAAGACAAGGGTGGTGGTGCACGGGGAGAGTGATGAACCATGTCggaagaggaaaggggagaagagCAACTCTGAGCCTCGTGCCTGA